A single Dreissena polymorpha isolate Duluth1 chromosome 14, UMN_Dpol_1.0, whole genome shotgun sequence DNA region contains:
- the LOC127857900 gene encoding C-factor-like — protein MTAPLVTLVQGSSRGIGLQFCKALLLRKPNTVVIATCRSPEGAMDLEALRSQDPHRLHVLKIDVTQESHIEAAANYVGDKFGRLDLLINCSGMLHPSGRGETSLKDVTMQGLAETCATNAFGPLLMGKHFGKLLQKGTGAGHQSPDVKLQHAGVLANISAKTGSITANDLGGWHSYRLAKAALNMATRNLAIELGRGKNRVICISLHPGNVDTQLSRPYHKNMKDLMSTEQCVDKLMNVMDGLNIEDSGKFYNYEKVLLPF, from the exons ATGACCGCTCCTCTAGTTACGTTAGTGCAAGGCTCCAGCCGAGGAATAGGGCTGCAGTTTTGTAAGGCTTTGTTGTTAAGGAAACCGAACACAGTCGTCATAGCAACGTGCAGAAGCCCTGAAGGAGCCATGGATCTCGAGGCGCTGCGATCCCAAGATCCTCACAGACTGCACGTGCTCAAAATAGATGTAACACAGGAGTCTCATATTGAG GCTGCAGCAAATTACGTGGGGGACAAATTTGGAAGACTTGACTTGCTCATCAATTGCTCTGGCATGTTACACCCGAGTGGAAGAGGGGAGACCAGTCTCAAAGATGTCACAATGCAG GGTCTGGCAGAGACATGTGCCACGAATGCATTCGGTCCGCTGTTGATGGGGAAGCACTTTGGGAAACTGCTGCAGAAGGGGACTGGAGCCGGACATCAGTCGCCGGATGTGAAGCTGCAACACGCGGGCGTGCTTGCCAACATATCGGCCAAGACTGGCTCCATAACGGCTAACG ATCTGGGAGGTTGGCATAGCTACCGACTGGCAAAAGCGGCTCTCAATATGGCGACCCGAAATTTGGCCATCGAGCTGGGGAGGGGCAAGAACAGGGTGATCTGCATCTCGCTTCATCCGGGAAACGTGGACACACAGCTGTCCAGACCTTATCATAAAAACATGAAGGATCTCATGAGCACCGAGCAGTGTGTCGACAAGCTGATGAATGTTATGGACGGCTTAAATATTGAAGACAGTGggaagttttataattatgaaaagGTCTTGCTGCCTTTCTAG